CTACCCGCCGGGAGGCACACCCACGACGTCCAGCGTCAACTTCCTGGCGAGGGAGACGGCGTCCAACCTGGCCGTGGTCAAACTCGGTGCCGAGGGGCGGATGGCCGCGTACAACAACAGCAGCGGCTCCACCCATGTCATCGTCGACCAGTCGGGATATTTCATCGCGGCCCCCTGACGGTCGCTCAGGTGCACGGCGGCCGCGTCCCACTTCGGGGCGCGGCCGCCTCCTACCCCACCGACAGGCCCCGCGAGATGAAGACCGGCCGTGACCAGCTCTTTAGCTGGTCACGGCCGAGGTCGAGCACCCGAACGAGGACGTCCAGGTCGGCCCCCCACAGGGCCGACCTGGACGTCAGGATCAGACGAGGTCGTACCGGTCGAGGTTCATCACCTTCACCCACGCCGCGGCGAAGTCGCGAACGAACTTCTCCCGCGCGTCGTCGCTCGCGTAGACCTCGGCGAGCGCGCGCAGCTCGGAGTTCGAGCCGAAGACGAGGTCGGCGCGGGTGCCGGTCCACTTGACCTCGCCCGTGCCAAGGTCACGGCCCTCGAAGAGGTTCGCGTCCTCGGACGTCGCCTTCCACGTCGTGCCCAGGTCGAGCAGGTTGACGAAGAAGTCGTTGGTCAGCGACCCGGTGTTCTCGGTCAGGACGCCGAGCGGTGACTGCTTGACGGTGGCGCCCAGGACGCGGAGACCGCCGACGAGGACCGTCATCTCGGGCGCGCTCAGGGTCAGCAGGTTCGCCCGGTCGATCAGGAGGAACTCGGCCGGCAGCCGGTTGCCCTTGCCCAGGTAGTTGCGGAACCCGTCCGCGGTCGGCTCGAGCGCGGCGAAGGACTCGACGTCGGTCTGCTCCTGCGACGCGTCCGTACGTCCCGGCGTGAAGGGGACCTCGACGGTGTGGCCGGCGTTGCTGGCGGCCAGTTCGACGGCCGCGGACCCGCCGAGCACGATCAGGTCGGCGAGCGAGACCTGCTTCCCTCCGGTCTGAGCGGCGTTGAACGCCTCCTGGATTCCCTCCAGGGTGCGCAGCACCGTCGCCAGTTCCTCGGGGTTGTTGACCTCCCAGCCGTTCTGCGGCTCGAGCCGGATACGGGCCCCGTTCGCGCCGCCACGCTTGTCGCCGCCGCGGAACGTGGACGCCGATGCCCATGCGGCGGAGACCAGCTGGGGCACCGACAGCCCCGAGGCGAGGATCTGAGCCTTGAGGGTCGCGACATCCGCGGCGTCGACGAGCTCGTGCGTCACGGCGGGGATCGGGTCCTGCCACAGCAGCGTCTCGGTCGGGACCTCCGGGCCGAGGTAGCGCTCGATCGGCCCCATGTCGCGGTGCGTCAGCTTGAACCATGCCCGCGCGAAGGCGTCCGCGAACTCCTCCGGGTGCTCCAGGAAGCGCCGCGAGATCGGCTCGTAGATCGGGTCCACCCGGAGCGCGAGGTCCGTCGTCAGCATCGTCGGGGCGTGGCTGCGCGACGGGTCGTGGGCGTCGGGGACGGTACTCGCGCCGGCACCACCCTTCGGCTTCCACTGGATCGCTCCGGCGGGGCTGGTCGTCTGCTCCCACTCGTAGCCGAACAGGATCTCGAAGAAGCTGTTGTCCCACGTCACGGGGGTGTTCGTCCACGCACCCTCGAGACCGCTGGTGATCGTGTCG
The nucleotide sequence above comes from Micromonospora sp. NBC_00389. Encoded proteins:
- the katG gene encoding catalase/peroxidase HPI translates to MNSEESEGGCPVSAAARAPHPTQGGGNREWWPNRLNLRILAKNPAVANPLGEQFNYAAAFKTLDLAAVKQDIAEVLTTSQDWWPADYGHYGPFIIRMAWHSAGTYRISDGRGGAGAGMQRFAPLNSWPDNANLDKARRLLWPVKKKYGQNLSWADLMVLAGNVALETMGFQTFGYAGGREDVWEPDEDVYWGPESTWLGDERHTGERDLENPLAAVQMGLIYVNPEGPHGSGDPLASARDIRETFHRMAMNDEETVALIAGGHTFGKTHGAADPNKYVGAEPEGASLEEQGLGWKNTFGTGRGGDTITSGLEGAWTNTPVTWDNSFFEILFGYEWEQTTSPAGAIQWKPKGGAGASTVPDAHDPSRSHAPTMLTTDLALRVDPIYEPISRRFLEHPEEFADAFARAWFKLTHRDMGPIERYLGPEVPTETLLWQDPIPAVTHELVDAADVATLKAQILASGLSVPQLVSAAWASASTFRGGDKRGGANGARIRLEPQNGWEVNNPEELATVLRTLEGIQEAFNAAQTGGKQVSLADLIVLGGSAAVELAASNAGHTVEVPFTPGRTDASQEQTDVESFAALEPTADGFRNYLGKGNRLPAEFLLIDRANLLTLSAPEMTVLVGGLRVLGATVKQSPLGVLTENTGSLTNDFFVNLLDLGTTWKATSEDANLFEGRDLGTGEVKWTGTRADLVFGSNSELRALAEVYASDDAREKFVRDFAAAWVKVMNLDRYDLV